The Bradyrhizobium sp. CCGB01 genome segment GGGATGATGGTGGCCCAGAAATTCCTCAGAAACAGGAATATCACCATCACCACCAATGCGACCGTCAGCAACAGCGTGAATTGAACGTCGGAGACCGCGGCGCGAATCGTGGCGGTGCGGTCGGCGGCTATCGTCACCTTGATCACCGGCGGAACCGAGGCTTGCAGTTGCGGCAGCAGCTTCTTGATGCGGTCGACCGTCTCGATGACGTTGGCGCCGGGGACGCGCTGGACGGCCAGGATGATGGCGGGGTCCTTGCCGTACCAGCCGGCCAGCAGGTCGTTTTCGGGCGCCTCGATCGCCGTGCCGATGTCGCGCAGCCGCACCGGCGAGCCATTGCGGTAGGCGATGATGAGGTTTTCGTAGGCGGCAGGCTTCAACAATTGATCGTTGGTATTCAGCGTATAGGTCACGCGTGGGCTGTTGAGCGTGCCCTTCGGCAGATCGACGTTGGCTCCGGCGATCACGTTGCGGACGTCCTCGAGGCCGATGCCGCGGGCCGCAAGCGCCTGCGGATTGACGCGGACGCGGATCGCAGGCTTCTGCTGGCCGCCGATTCCGACGAGGCCCACGCCTGGAACCTGCGAAATCTTGGGCAGCAGGATGTTTTCAGCGTAGGCGTCGACCGTGGTCAGCGGCAGCGAGTCCGACGTCAGCGCGATCAGCATGATCGGCGTCTCCGCGGGATTCACCTTCCTGATCGTCGGCGGGTAAGGAATGTTCGGGGGCAGAAAGGGGCTGGCGGCGTTGATTGCGGCCAGGACGTCTACCGCTGCGCTGTCCACCGTACGCGACAGCTCGAATTGGACCGTGAGCTGGGCTACGCCGAGCGCACTCGACGATGTGAGCTGTGTGACGCCGGGGATTTGGCTCAGCTGCTGTTCGAGCGGCGTCGCCAGCGATGACGCGATGGTCGCCGGATCGGCGCCGGGCAGTTGCGCCGAGATCTGGATCGTCGGGTAGTTGACGTTCGGCAGCGCGCCGACCGGCAGCAGCGGATAGGCCGCAAGCCCGCACAGCAGCAGGCCCGCCATCAGCAGAGCGGTTGCAATCGGACGCAGGATGAACGGCGCGGAAAGATTCATGGAATCGCGTCCTGCACGGCGCTTTGCAGGTCGGCCTCGCGCGCGGCCTTCCCGTGCAGCTCCCGAACACGGCTGCCTTCCGTCAGCCGATACTGACCGTCGACGACGACGGTATCACCCGACTTCAGTCCCTGGTCGATCAGGGCCTGCCCATCGCTGATCTGCGCGACGTGAACGGGACGCAAGGAGGCGGTCTGGTCGGGAGAGACGACATAGACATAGCTGCCGTTCGGACCCTGCTGCACCGCGGAGCCGGCGACCGTCAGCGCATCCTTCTGAATCTCCAGCAGCAGCCGGGCATTCACCAGCTGTCCCGGCCACAGCCGGTGCTCGTGATTGGCGAATTCGGCCTTGAGCTGGACGGTGCCGGTCGTCCCTGCGATCTCGTTGTTGACGAGCAGCAGCGCGCCTTCGCCGAGCTTCATCTTGTTGTCCTGGCTGTAGGCGATGACTTTCAATGGGCCTTTTGCAGCGTGTTCCTGGATCACGGGCAGATCCGTCTGCGGAAGGGTGAACAGCAGCGAAATCGGCTCGATCTGGGTGACGACGACGAGACCGTTCGGGTCGGTCGGATGAATCACGTTGCCGACATCGATCTGGCGGACGCCGGTGATGCCGGGAATGGCCGATGTCAGGCGTGTATAGCTAAGCTGGACGTTGGCCTCATCGATCTGCGCCTGGTCCGCTTTCACGGCGGCCTTGAGTTGGGCCACCTGCGCGGTCTGCGTCTCGATCAGTTGCGGGGTCGCATAGCCCTTGTCGCCCAGTTGATTGTAGCGGGAAAGATTGGCCTCGGCATTGGCGAGCTGGGCCTGATCCCGGTCGCGATTGGCTGTCAACTGCTCGATCTGGGCCTCGTAGGGTCGCGGGTCGATCTGGGCGAGCAGATCGCCGGCCTTGACGGTCTGTCCCTCGGTGAAGGCGATCTTGACGATCTGTCCCTGAATCTGGCTGCGCACGACATCGGTGTTGTAGGCGATCACGGTGCCGATGCCGCGCAGATAGATCGGAACGTCCTTGCCGGTGACCGCTGCGGTGACCACGGGTACGGCCGCGAGAACCGGCACGGCGGCGACGGCCGGCTTCCGGTCCATGCCGAAGAACCAGAAGCCTTTACCGGCGAGGATCGCGGCGAGAGCGACAAGCGCGATGGCGAGGTTTCGTTTCATGTGACCATCCTGGATGTCAGGGATTGCTTGAGCCGCCGATCGAGGTCGTGCTGTCCGTTGCGGCAGGGCCGGGCACCGGGACTGACGGACTGATTCCGGCGCCGCCGAGCTCGGTGGCACCGAGCGGGATACCGACGCGTCCGACTGTCGATGCCGAGGGCAGGGGAGATGCCGCAGCGATGCTGCCGTTGCAGGTGGCGGATGAGCCACTGGAAAGTCCGCCGCCGTCGAACAATGCGCCCGGTGATGCGGAGGTGCTGGATCCGGCGCACCCCGGCATGGCCTGCGACGGATTGAGCGGCGAGATGCCGGGCGTTGCGATCTCGGTCGAGCCCAGCGGAATGCCCACAGGCCGCGTGGATTGCGGGTTAAGCGGTGACGTCGCAAGCATGCCGGTGGGAGGCGGCATTCCCGGCACCGTCGTTTGAGCAATGACCGCTGCCGGGACGAGCCAAAGAATGGTGGTCGCGAGCAGCATGGCTGGAAGCATCAGAGTGACCCGGCGCGATCCGGATCTTCCGCAGCGAAAGTTGTTCGACAGGTGCTGTTCTCGCATGGAAGATCGCTCCGGTTGAATGCCGTCGAACACTAGGAAGGTGCAGGACGGCGGGTATTTCCAGAACGCACGTCCTGCTCCCCGGCAGCACGGCCACAACAGCATTCGACGCTTTGCGATCAAATCTGTCTCTATGGAGACGCATCGCTATCTCAGAATGGCCCGTGCGTGGGCGAGTTCCCGACTGCATGTGCCTGTGTCGCCGATGTGATCGGCGGCGCGCGCGCGATCAAGCGAATCTAGCGCATCCGTGAAAACGACGCCGAGGCCGCCTTCGGCTTCTGCAAGCGAGCGGGGCGTCGGTTGATGACTGCGCAGCGCGCTGAGGCTCTCCGGCTGCCAGCCGCGGGCGCCCGCGTTTCTTTCTATGGCCAGATCCAGCTGGGCCTGAGTTTGCGCGATGTCATGCGCACAGGTGCCTGCACGCGCGGGCGAAACTGCGTACAACAGGATGAGAAGCGCGATCTGGAAATTTGCCGTGGATGTCATATGTCCGATCCCTTGCATGGAGGTTCAAGCATCAGAGACGACCTCTTGAATGACAAAGCGGAGCGTTCGTCTTTCGCGTACGAACGCCGGCCGTTCACAGTGATGAGAGGTCTGTAGGCCCGACACATGCGCTGCGTCGAAACTTGCGCCTTAGCTAGGCGCCGTTCCGTCGCCTCGTCCCGACGTGCGAAGTCGCAAGGGCCGTTGTTTGCGGAAATACGCAGGCAAGGGTCGACATTACCGTCGCGTCATTCCAACCCGGAGTGATCCCGACATGAAACACGTCAACGCTGGCCTCGCCTTCGCCGCTCTCTCCCTGTTAGCGACCGTCGCCCCGGCGAGCGCTGAGCCCCTAAAGAACATCGTCCTGGTGCACGGAGCCTGGGTCGATGCGTCCGGCTGGAAGCCGGTCTACGAGATCCTGACCAAGGAGGGCTTCCGCGTCAGCATGGTGCAGGAGCCCGAGACCTCGTTTGCCGATGACGTGACGGCGGCGAAACGGATTCTCGATCTCCAGGATGGCCCGACGCTTCTCGTCGGCCACAGCTACGGCGGTTCGATCATCACCGAAGCGGGCGTCCATCCCAATGTGGTCGGTCTGGTCTACGTTGCCGCGCATGCGCCCGACGTCGGCGAGGACGAATCGGCGCTGGGCAAGAAGACGCCAAGCGTGCTTGGAAAGACCGAGGGCGTCATCAAGGTCACGCCGGATAAGTTCACCTATCTCGATCCCGTGCAATTCCCCAAGCTGTTCGCGCCCGATCTGCCGCGTGAGCGGGCCGAGTTCGTCGCGCGTTCCCAGGTTCTGGCCGCGACGCAGGTATTCAGCACGCCGCTGACGGCGGCAGCCTGGAAGACCAAGCCGAGCTGGGGCATCGTCGCCGGCAGCGACCAGATCATCAATCCGGATCTCGAGCGCTGGTACTACGAGCGCGCCAAGAGCCAGACCACCGTGATCCCGGGTGCGAGCCACTCGGTCTTTGAGTCGCATCCGAAGGAAGTGGCGGCGGTCATCACCCGTGCCGCACGCAGCATCGATCAACCGGCCACCCGCTGACGAGTTTTGCCGGTCCTGACGCACGGCCGGCAGAAAGAAGGACGGCGGGAGAGACAGCACTCCCGCCGTCCTGACTGCCTCACCCGGAGATTGCCATGAACCTGATCGAGACGACCAGCACCAGTCGCGGGCAGACCGTGACGGTGAGGAGCGCCGAGGAGCGAAGGTCATGACCAGCTGGCAGAACAACCGCACTGCGCGAGAGGCGCGCATTGCGGCCGGTGCCGGACTTGCAAACGGCAAGGTCGTGGAGACACGGGACGCCACGCGCCTGCTGGAAGCCGTGATCCGGCCGGGCGACAGGGTTTGCCTCGAAGGCGATAACCAGAAGCAGGCGGATTTGTTGAGCCGTGCGCTGCTGGCGGTGGATCTCGCCAGGGTCAACGATCTGCACATGGTGCAGTCGGGTGTTGTCCTTCCCGAACATCTCGACCTGTTCGACCGCGGGGTCGCAAAGCGGCTGGACTATGCCTATTCCGGACCACAATCGGCGCGCATTGCGCGCATGCTGTTCGGCGGCAAGATCGAGCTGGGAGCGGTTCACACCTATCTAGAACTGTTCGCCCGCTACTTCATCGATCTCACCCCGCACGTCGCGCTAATCGCCGCGGTCAGCGCCGACCGCGACGGCAACCTCTACACCGGCCCGAACACCGAGGACACGCCGACCGTGGTGGAGGCCACCGCGTTCAAGGACGGCATTGTGATCGCCCAGGTCAACGACATCGTCGAGACGGTTCCTCGCGTCGATATTCCCGCGGACCGGGTCCATTTCATCGTCAAGTCCGACAAGCCGTTCTTCGTCGAGCCGCTGTTCACGCGCGATCCGGCTGCGATCACCGAGGGGCAGATCCTGACCGCGATGCTCGCGATCAAGGGCATCTACGCACCTTATGGCGTGCAGCGTATCAATCACGGTATCGGCTTCAGCACGGCCGCGATCGAGCTCCTGCTGCCGACGTTCGGCGAAAGGCTGGGACTGAAGGGCAGGATCGCAACCCACTTCGCGTTGAACCCGCATCCCGCGCTCATTCCCGCGATCGAGTCCGGGTGGGTCCGGCAGATTCACTCTTTCGGCTCGGAGGTCGGCATGGACGAGTACATCCGCGCCCGGTCCGACGTCTATTTCACCGGCCCTGACGGCTCGCTGCGGTCGAACCGCGCCTTTTGCCAGACTGCCGGGCTCTACGCCTGCGACATGTTCATCGGCTCCACGCTGCAGATCGATCTGCAGGGACATTCCTCGACCGTCACCACCTCGCGCATTGCCGGGTTCGGAGGTGCGCCGAACATGGGGGCGGATGCGCGCGGGCGGCGTCACCCGAGCGAACCCTGGCTGAAGGCCGGAGCGGAGGCCGATCCCGACGGTCCGGCGCCGCTACGCCGTGGCCGCAAGCTGGTCGTTCAGATTGGCCAGACCTTCGGCGACAAGAACGTGCCGCTGTTTGTCGAGAAGCTCGATGCGCTCGAGCTTGCGGAGAAGCTGAACCTCGATCTCGCGCCCATCATGATCTATGGCGACGACGTCACCCACATCGTCACCGAGGAAGGCGTGGCTAATCTCTTGCTCTGCCGCACCTTGCAGGAGCGCGAGCAGGCGATCCGCGGTGTTGCGGGCTACACCGATGTCGGCCGCAAGCGAGATCGCAACATGGTCGCGCACCTGCGCGAGCGCGGCGTGATCCGCCGGCCGGAAGATCTCAGCATCAATCCGCTGGATGCGGATCGCAGCATGCTGGCGGCGCGCTCGATCAAGGATCTCGTGCGCTGGTCGGGCGGGCTCTACGCGCCGCCGTCGAAATTCAGGAACTGGTGAGGACAGGCCATGGAAGATCTCAGCTTTCAGCACCCGGTTCGCGGGCGGGCGGGCGGCACCAGGCGGAGCGCTATTGTCGGTGTGGTCGCCTCGGGCAATCTGGAAGTGTTGGTGGAGCGCGTCCTGCCGGACGTGGAATGCGCTGTCGAGATCAAAACCGCGGCACTTGGCTTCGGCGAAATCTGGGGCGCCGTGATCGGCGATTTCGTCGAGCGCTATTCGCCCGGCGGACTGAAATTCTCCATCAATGACGGGGGCGCGCGCCCCGACACGGTCTCGCTTCGGCTGGCGCAGGCGGTGCGATTGATCGCGGAGGACGACCGATGACCGCGCCGCTCCCGCACATCGCCCCGGCCGAACGGGGCCGCGGCACCAGCTTCAACGAGGCATCGGCGCGGACGAGGCTCGATCTGCTGCTCGATGCCGGCAGCCTGGTCGAGTTCATCGGGCCGGAACAGCGCGAGGTCAGTCCGCATCTGGAGATATTCGGCCTTCCCGAGCAGTTCGATGACGGCATCGTCGTCGGCTCCGGCCGCCTCGACGGCACGCCGGTATTCGTCGCCGCGCAGGAGGGACGTTTTATGGGCGGCGCATTCGGCGAGGTGCACGGCGCCAAGCTGACGGGGCTGCTTCGTGCAGCGCGCGAGATCGGCTCGATCCCCGTTCTGATCCTGTTCGACACTGGAGGCGTCCGGCTGCAGGAGGCCAATGCCGGCGAGCTTGCCATCGCCGAGATCATGCGCGCGGTGATGGAGGCACGCAGCGCCGGCGTGAAGGTCATTGGCCTGATCGGCGGGCGCTCCGGCTGCTATGGCGGCGGCGGTCTGATCGCAGGCTGTTGCTCCGCGCTCGCGGTGTCGGAGGCGGGACGCATTGCGGTTTCGGGTCCCGAAGTGATCGAGACCAATCGCGGGGTCGAGGAATTCGACTCCCGTGACCGTGCCCTGGTCTGGCGCACCATGGGCGGCAAGCACCGACGGCTGCTCGGGGCAGCCGACGTCTTCGCAGACGACACGGTGCAGGATTTTCGCGAGGCGGCGCTCGAGCTGATCGGGTTGATCGGCGCCTTCGGCCTCGACCAGCTCAGGGCGGAGCAGGGGCGTCTGGCCGACAGGCTACGCCGCTTCGGCGCTTGCGAAGACGCCGTCGATATCTGGACGGCCGAAGGTGTTGCGCATGCGGAAACGGTGCCGGAATTGCCGGCGGACCAGTTCATTGCGCTCGCTCGAAGGATTGGGAGGAGCAGCCGTGACGCTCGATGACATTCTCGCCTCGCTGTTTCCCGACGGCCATGAGGTCACGAACGACGATGGCGTCATTGCCGGCGCGGCGACGCTACGGTCCGGCGGCAGGATGCTTGTGACTGGTGTTGCGGATCGTACCGCGCTCGGCGTCGACGAGGCGATCAGGCTTTCCGCGCACGTCCTGGAATCGATCGACCGGAGGAGCGGACCGATCCTGGTGCTCGTCGACAGCGACAGCCAGCGCATGAGCAAGCGTGACGAGCTGCTCGGGCTCAACGAATTCCTCGCGCATCTGGCGAAGGTGCTGATCCACGCGGACATGCATGGCCGCCCGACCATCGGTCTTCTCTACGGCCACTCGGCTGCGGGGGCCCTGCTTGCGACGGGCCTTGCAACGCGCGTGCTGGTCGGATTGCCCGGCGCTTCCCCTGAGGTGATGGATCTGCCGTCGATGGCGAAGGTCACCAAGCTCTCGATGAAGGCGCTTGAGGAGAAATCCAAGTCGACGCCGGTTTTCGCTCCGGGGCTCTCCAATCTCGAGCAGATGGGTGCCGTTCACATGACATGGAGTGATGCCACCTCACTCGCAGACCAGTTGGAGGCGCTGCTCGCCGATATGCCGGCTGCACGGGATCGTAGAGATGCGCTCGGCAAGGAGCGTGGGGGCCGGCCGAAGGCCGCCGATATCGCGGAGCGCGTTCGTGACCTCGCCCTGCAAGCCCGGTGAACCGCCGGCCGGTCGCCACGATCTCGTTTTTGTCAGCCCGCATGGCTGGCGCGCGATGCTCGAAATGCGCGGCGATCTCGCCGTCGACCCGTTGGTTTTGCGCTGGCCCGAGATGGGATGGCCGACGATCAGGCGACGCCCTCTGCCTTGCGAGGCAACTGGCCTCGCGCTGGGCCTGCCGCTGCCACCTTCTGCCGGCAAGAAGCGGCTCTCTCTTCTCGCTGACATCGACCACATCGCATCGGTCGCGAGGCCGCCCTCGCTGCGGCAGGCGCGCGCATCTGCGCCGCGCAACTGGTGGCCCACGCTCGATCGGCTCAACGGGCTCGCGCTTCTGCATTCGGTGGACGTGCGCGTGTTCGGTAGCCTCGCATGGCAGTCGCTGACCGGGCTCGAATACGTGACTGCCCGTTCCGACCTCGATGTCCTGCTGGCATTCCACCGCGACGCAGATCTGGATCGTCTCGCTGCCGATGTGGCTGCGATCGAGATCGATGCGCCGATGCGGCTCGATGGCGAATTGATGCGTGCGGATGGTGCAGCGGTGAACTGGCGCGAATTCCATGCCGGCGCGAGCCAGCTCCTGGTCAAGACCATCGGGTCCGTAGGCCTGCTCGACAGGGATCGATTCATTTCGGGAGCGACGGGATCATGATCACGGCGGCCGCGCGAGGCATCGAACCGCTCGTTCCACGCCATCGGCAGATGGCGCCCGAGATACGGACCGTCGGCGGCTTCGCTGCAGATTGCCTCACCATGGAGCTGGAAACCTGGCCCAAGCCAGGGCTCGTGAGCCATGTCGACAATGGTAGTCACGACGATATGGACGCCGACACGTTTCGTCGCAGCGCCGTGGCTATCAGGCCCTACCTTCAGAGTCTTGCCGATGCGGGCGCGCTCGGTTGCGGCATGGGCGTGCTGCGGATCATCGGCCTGGAGGCCGAACGTGCGATGCTGGAGGCGACTTCAGGCGTCAATACGCATCGCGGCGCGATCTTCGGTCTCGGCCTGTTGTGTGCGGCGGCCGGTGCGAGGGCCGGCGGGCTGGTCGATCCGGCACTTCTGCTCGGCGATGTCGTAGCACGCCTCTGGGGTGCCAGCATACTCCACGGCCCGGTGCTGCTGCACAGCCATGGCAGCGCTGCTCGCCGCCGCTTTCACGCGGGCGGAGCCCGTCTCGAGGCGGCGAACGGGTTTCCCAGCGTCTACCGGATCGGCTTGCCTGCCTTGCGGCGGACGACGCCTGGCACGCCTGGGGATGCGGAAGCGGCTCGGGTCGAAGCGTGCTTTGCCCTGATAGCGTCCGTGGAAGACACGAATCTGCTGCATCGTGGCGGGCTCGACGGGCTTCGCTTTGCGCGCCGCGCGGCGCGCCGTTTCATCGGCGCCGGCGGCGTGCGTGCGCCCGGCTGGCGCTTCAGCGCGCGATCGATCCACGAGAGCTTCGTCGCCCGTCGTCTCAGCCCCGGTGGCTCCGCTGACCTGCTTGCGATGTCGCTCTTCGTCGACGCCCATGACGCGCCGGGACCATGATGCCCGATGCAATTCTGGTGGCGCTGGTGCCTGTGTTCTTCGTTTTGCTGCTGGGATATGCCGCCGGCAAGTTTCATGTCGTCGACAATCTCCATGTCGATGCGCTCAACGCGCTCGTGATGGATTTTGCCGTGCCGGCGTCCCTGTTCGCGGCGACAGCCTCGGCGTCGCGCAGGGAGATGATCGAGCAGGTTCCGCTCTTCCTGGTGCTCGGCACAACGATGTTGTTGGTCTATGCCGCCTGGTATCTTGCCGCGCGCCGCTTGTTTAAGGCATCACGGCCTGATGCGTCGATACAGGCCCTCACGGTCGGCTTTCCGAATCTCGCCGGCGTCGGTCTTCCAATCCTGACGTCCGTCGTGGGACAGGGGGGTACCGTTCCCGTCGCCGTCGCATTGGCAACCGGTTCGGTCCTCATCAGTCCGGTGACGCTGATCATGGCGGAAATGGATGCCGCCAGGGCTCGTGGCGAGGAACTGGCGGCGCGGCAGATGCTGACGGCAGTCGGGCGCGCGATCGCCAAGCCGGTGGTGCTCGCGCCCGTGCTCGGTATCCTGTTTTCGTTGTCGGACATGAGCCTCGACGCACTTGCTCATGCGTGCCTCGCGCTGATCGGAAGTTCGGCCGCCGGCGTCGCACTGTTCCTCACCGGGGCCATCCTGTCGGCACAATCGTTCCGCCTCAATTGGACGATCGCGGCCGCGACGGTAACCGCGGACATGGTTCGGCCGCTCGCGGCCGTTGCAGTCACTCACGTCTTTCCAATCGCTTCCGACACCGCGAGGACGGCCATTCTGCTAGCCACGGTGCCTTCTGGCTTTTTCGGCATCCTGTTTGCGGTCAATTACCGGCTGGACTCCGCGGCGGTCGGATCGATCGTCATTTCGAGCACGGCATTCAGCGTCGCGACCATGGCGGTCGCGATCGCCACGCTCTTTCCGCATTAGGCGGCCACCATGACACTTGCGATCTTGTGCTCAGGACAAGGCGGGCAGCTTCGGAACATGTTCGCCCTGACGGGCAATGCACCGGAGGCGACGCACCTGTTTGCTCACGCGGCAACATTGCTGGGCGGCAGGGATCCGCGCGATTTCGTGCGCAGCGAATCTGGAGAGGCTCTGCATCACAACCGTTCCGGCCAGATCCTATGCACCTTGCAGGCACTGGCCGCCGCCGCCGCACTGAGGGGCATCATTCCACACGGCGCCGTCATTGCAGGCTACAGTGTCGGTGAGGTGGCGGCCTGGGGCGTGGGAGGCTTGTTCGAACCGGTCCTCACACTCGACCTCGCGGTGCGTCGCGCGGAAGCGATGGATGCGGCCAGCTGTGCAGGCGATGGGCTGATCTTTGTTCGCGGTCTTTCACATGACGATATTACCCGCCTTTGCGATCGCCACGGCGCGGCGATCGCCATCGTCAATCCGGGCGACGCCTTTGTCATCGGCGGTGGCCGGGAGGTGCTGAACAGGGTTGCCGAAGATGCGAGGGCGTTGCACGCCACCGGGATCGTCGATCTGCCGGTTGAGGTTGCCTCCCACACCGGACGGCTCGCCGAAGCATCGGTCGTGTTTCGCGAAATCTTGCGGTCGGCGCTGGTGGCGTTCCCCCCGGCGGGCAGCGCGCGCATCCTGAGCGGCATCGATGGCGGTTCGGTCGTCTCCGCCGAGGCGGGCCACGACAAGCTCGCCGCGCAGATCTCGCAAACCGTGCAGTGGGGAAATTGCCTGCAAGGCTGTCTCGAGGCCGGCGCCACGGTATTTCTCGAGTTCGGACCTGGACACGCACTGAGCGGGATGGTTGCGAACGTCGCACCCGACCTACCGGTGCGGTCGTTGGATGATTTCAGGACTCTTCAGGGCGTGCGTGCCTGGCTTGCGCGGCAACTTCGCGACTGAAACGGCAACAGCTTCCTTCCGGACTCGAACGGACGATGCTCCGGATCGGCGAGCGGCGTAAAAAAGGGGCCGTCCTTTGTGGGGAGGACGGCCCCAATGCTCGCATGCCTGGGAGGAAGAGGCTCGAGCCGTGACTTGGGGGTCTCAGTCACTAACACTCCCAACATCGCCGGTCCGGCGTGCAAAGTATTTCACGGACCCACGCAGTTTCTCATTTCGCATGATTCACCGAAAGTCCGCCGGCAGGATCTGAGACACTGGCTCAGGTGCCGGAACCGGATCGCAGTCAGCGAGCCTGGAGGACGCCAATGCGTTCCGGCTGGTGCATCGCCAACGTGCCGGCGTGTCGCCCGTAACACGTTTGAACACGGTGGAGAAATGCGCCTGCGTGCAGAAACCGACGGCAAGCGCCGCCTCGGCCAGGGGCGTCTCGGTATCCGACAACAGGGATTTTGCGTGCTCGATGCGCTGTTGCAGGAGATACTCGCGCGGCCGGTACCCCGTCGCGGCGCGAAACTGTGCTGCGAAGTGCATCCGGGACAATCCCGCAACGCGGGCAAGATCGGACAGGCTGATGGCGTGGTCGAAGCGTGCCCTGACATACTCTTCGACGCGTCGGAGCCGCCATTTCGGCAAGGCGTTGACTTTCGTGCGCGGGGGCTCGCGCCGAGCGACGTGCAACGCCAACGCTTGGGCGATGCAGCGCGCAAATTCCCGATCGGCCGAATGGATCTGTTCCGTCAGCGCCTTTGCGAGTTGCCCGGCGAACGGGTCGCGCAACAGAACGAGATCGTTTAGGTATTCGGGCGCGAGCGGATCTGTTCCCGGTTGCGGTGATGGAAGGCAACTAGTCGAGATGTGGAAGTGCAGGAAATCGCACGGCGCATGGAACTGTGCGCGGAGCGGCTTCGACGGCGCGCCGACATAGAGCGTGCCTGCCGGCATCGTACCGTCGAAAATGGTTTGACTGCCTCTGCTCAGCTTAAGACGTGTGCTCTTCAAGGCGACAGAGAAGAAGTATCGGTCGGGAGGCGTCGTTGCTTCCTCGCGCCTGACGGCCGTCTGCGCACAGGTAAAACGCGAGATCGTGATGTCCTCGCGCGCAACGCCCGCGCGCTGCTCGGGCTGGCGCCATTTTCGTTCGTGGGGGAATGCACGTGGCCCCTGAGAGAAATCCGGTTCGCGGGGGCCGGGTTGATGCGTCAACCGGGCGCCGACCGCTTGCATATCTGTGAGCATCGTTCGTTCCCGTCTCTTGGATTCCGCTGCCGCGGTGGCTGCTGAATGCCATTGGTTCACCCTCGAACGATATGTCTGATGCCGCCACAAGGCCCGTTAGAGTTGCTGAAATCGTGTTAGATTTTGCGAAATCTGCAGGTGCGACCGTAGGTCGCGATGCTCTCAATTGAGCGAGACGAATCAACGGTCTGGGCTGTGAGTTCCGGTGTCGCGGCGCGACACTGCGTTGATGGGCCGCGCGATGCGGCGCCTCTCGTCTGGTCGGGCGACCCGACCGGATTCAGGGAAGGCGTGGCGAGGCATCGATACCGGGTGTGAGGCCAGGCGCGATCTTGTCCGCTGACGGAATTGCCGGCACCCGCGCGTAGGGAAGCGCCGTCACCTCGGGAGGCTGCTGAGATGGGGATTGGAGGCAGTGTGGGCGGGGCGGAGGTCCTGCGCCAAACAAATCGTACATGGGATCTACGAAAGTCTTGCGGAGCCGCTGGGACCAGGTCTGGCGATCGACCGCATCGGGCTGCCGGATCGTCACCGTGGCTGTCATCCCGGACACCAGCGGCACGTCCGGCGGCACCGTGTCGATGGCGACGCGAACCGGTATGCGCTGTGCAAGCCGCACCCAGGTGTAGATCGGGTCCACGTTGGGCAAACCTTGCGTGCCCGCAGTGGCGTTTGACACGCTGACCCCCCGGGTCACGGTTTTCACATGTCCCAGAATTGGCTGGGAGTAGCCGATGAGCTGTGCCTCGACGCGATCGCCGACGCACACATGCGCCATCTTGGTTTCCTCGAAATAGCCGTCGATCCAGAAGCTGTTGGAATCGATGATGGAGACGTTGGTGACGCCGGTAAGCGCATAGTCGCCGACGCGTAGCAGGAGATTGGTGACATAGCCGTCGACAGGGCTGAGCACATTGGTGCGCTCCAGGTTCAATTTCGCTTGTGCAAGCTGGTGAGCGGCCGCTGCGTAGGCGGCCTTCGCCTGCATGGCATTGCCGGCGAAGATCTGCTGTTCCTCTGGCGTCGTCGCCAAATCGGACAGATGCCGGCGCCGGTCGAACTCGGCCTGCTTCACCTCCAGGTCTGCCGCCCGCTGGTCGACGAGGGCCTTGCCGACGC includes the following:
- a CDS encoding HlyD family secretion protein, with product MDAALPRDAAVPLRPESPAEARAGTADDVELSSLTEAMVRATSDRAANDGEACRQALPSTRSPKATERFMAGVGKHLATLAIALVAILISAATWQHYVTAPWTRNGSVRVQVANVAPQIAGKIVELRVTDNQFVHKGDVLYVVDPFDFEVAVRVGKALVDQRAADLEVKQAEFDRRRHLSDLATTPEEQQIFAGNAMQAKAAYAAAAHQLAQAKLNLERTNVLSPVDGYVTNLLLRVGDYALTGVTNVSIIDSNSFWIDGYFEETKMAHVCVGDRVEAQLIGYSQPILGHVKTVTRGVSVSNATAGTQGLPNVDPIYTWVRLAQRIPVRVAIDTVPPDVPLVSGMTATVTIRQPDAVDRQTWSQRLRKTFVDPMYDLFGAGPPPRPHCLQSPSQQPPEVTALPYARVPAIPSADKIAPGLTPGIDASPRLP